In a genomic window of Pseudomonadota bacterium:
- the dnaG gene encoding DNA primase — translation MTSYFFPPEFVNDLRARIDIVELIRDYVALTQAGVNFKGLCPFHSEKTPSFTVHQGKGIFHCFGCGVGGDAIAFLKRIENLSYPETLVRLATRTGIDISVYEQRRGSAEEQARARSEREKLSQAVAAAHAFFVRQLQDNLSGKAGHYLVKRGITPAQAKNFGLGFAPDTWSGLKDELRRRKVAEAVAVRAGLLVLKEGGSHSYDRFRDRLMFPIRDVSGQVIGFGGRSLGDAEPKYLNSPESPLFNKRRLLYDLHHARSGIATQGMAFLVEGYMDALSLYLRGIDNVVATLGTALSEENVAAVKRYTGRVAVFFDNDKAGRAAAYRALPLFMGVGIMPEIVLLPEGIKDPDQLARGRDVSGLIRALDCRSSLFDLYLEEKGAALNAYNDRLQFLTQVLEMIMRLPDNSLRGMALRTVAEKLRIAEEIVLDEYRRIRQKRPFPGADPFGAAGESAVSGGRGSNLAAIRLKTAVLPEEEILAALLRYPQLRQEVAGEYLEIVENQPCRRFFKVLADYEDDRENADWLGRLAAEGEDDELGSLYARLVHLPVQAEDAEMARKVVADCFYSMRRRLARDTGRSLDRELLGCRDEEQMFALLRRKMELKKTCWEQASKV, via the coding sequence ATGACGTCATATTTTTTTCCACCTGAATTTGTCAATGATCTCAGGGCTCGCATTGATATTGTCGAGCTGATCAGGGACTACGTGGCTTTGACTCAGGCCGGAGTCAATTTTAAAGGGTTGTGCCCCTTTCACAGCGAAAAAACACCCTCCTTCACAGTCCATCAGGGAAAAGGGATCTTTCATTGTTTCGGGTGCGGGGTGGGAGGCGACGCCATTGCTTTTCTGAAAAGGATTGAAAATCTCTCCTATCCCGAAACCCTGGTGCGGCTGGCGACTCGGACCGGGATTGATATTTCCGTTTATGAGCAGCGCAGAGGCAGCGCCGAAGAACAGGCCCGGGCTCGTAGTGAACGGGAAAAACTGAGCCAGGCCGTGGCCGCGGCCCACGCTTTTTTTGTTCGTCAGCTGCAGGATAATTTATCCGGCAAGGCCGGGCATTATCTGGTGAAGCGAGGTATTACCCCAGCTCAGGCGAAAAACTTCGGGCTGGGTTTTGCCCCGGATACCTGGTCGGGATTGAAAGATGAGCTGCGTCGGCGCAAGGTTGCGGAAGCGGTCGCCGTCAGGGCCGGACTTTTGGTGCTCAAGGAGGGCGGCAGCCATAGTTACGATCGTTTTCGTGATCGTTTGATGTTCCCGATTCGGGATGTTTCCGGACAGGTTATCGGTTTTGGCGGGCGTTCTTTGGGTGATGCCGAGCCTAAATACCTTAACAGTCCGGAGTCTCCGTTGTTTAACAAGCGGCGTCTGCTTTATGACCTGCACCACGCTCGTTCGGGGATCGCCACGCAGGGCATGGCCTTTCTCGTCGAAGGTTACATGGATGCCCTTTCCCTCTACCTGCGGGGGATTGATAATGTCGTGGCGACGTTGGGCACGGCCTTGTCGGAGGAGAACGTCGCCGCGGTAAAACGTTATACCGGTCGGGTGGCGGTGTTTTTTGACAATGATAAAGCCGGCCGGGCGGCGGCATACCGGGCTCTGCCTCTGTTTATGGGGGTCGGTATCATGCCCGAGATTGTGCTGTTGCCGGAAGGTATCAAGGACCCGGATCAGCTCGCCCGGGGACGGGATGTCTCCGGGTTGATCAGGGCCCTTGATTGCCGGAGTTCCCTCTTTGATCTTTATCTTGAGGAAAAAGGGGCGGCGCTGAATGCTTATAATGACCGCTTGCAGTTTCTGACTCAGGTTCTGGAGATGATTATGCGGCTGCCGGATAACTCGTTGCGGGGGATGGCTTTGCGGACCGTGGCGGAGAAATTGCGGATAGCCGAAGAGATTGTGCTTGACGAATATCGTCGAATCAGGCAGAAGCGGCCGTTTCCCGGGGCTGATCCTTTCGGGGCCGCAGGGGAGAGCGCCGTATCGGGTGGCCGGGGCTCGAACCTTGCCGCGATCCGCCTAAAGACAGCGGTTTTGCCCGAGGAGGAAATTCTCGCCGCCTTGTTGCGTTACCCGCAGCTTCGGCAGGAGGTCGCCGGAGAATATCTGGAAATTGTGGAAAATCAGCCGTGTCGTCGTTTTTTTAAGGTCCTGGCTGATTATGAAGACGATCGCGAAAATGCTGATTGGCTCGGGCGACTGGCGGCTGAGGGTGAAGATGATGAGCTGGGCTCTCTGTATGCCCGGTTGGTACATCTTCCGGTTCAGGCCGAAGACGCGGAAATGGCCCGCAAGGTTGTGGCAGACTGTTTTTACAGTATGCGGCGGCGTTTGGCCCGGGATACGGGGCGTTCGCTTGATCGTGAGTTGCTCGGTTGTCGGGACGAAGAGCAGATGTTCGCCCTTCTGCGCCGTAAAATGGAGTTGAAAAAAACCTGCTGGGAACAGGCTTCCAAGGTTTGA
- the rpoD gene encoding RNA polymerase sigma factor RpoD, with the protein MSVILKGAVALAGKAKGSETIINSDDIRNLIIQGKENGFLSYAQINDVLPPEAVSPEKIDEMLMLFAEMGIEIIDGEKSPKLLEAGDREGKNELGVGNSDSGSDGSSERHHDPVRMYLWEMGSVPLLTREGEVDIAKKIDEGEREVIKALLKSVLTVNSLKYFGELLKAEKISVKSISRDIEEEVEIEEDLDVMVSLDDEEVDGDSTVTTDDDEALEEQKGVAELIASENEADQDDESLAQRIISGIESITELFYENRSLRNRLKHPDGDLRYSVQRSSIRGRLKANEREIMAQFYAIKLRPAVIEDIIASLKSYVDMGRNLEKMIDRLEARYQTRLRNLRILCRNCLKDESQRQSFCRQYKLDADSFDDLWFRIDNLSAKLKRISDETGLSLADLKRVDQQISVGERKAENAKNQLIKANLRLVVSIAKKYTNRGLQFLDLIQEGNVGLMKAVDKFEYQRGYKFSTYATWWIRQAITRAIADQARTIRIPVHMIETINKLIRTSRVLLQELGREPTPEEIAERMDIAIDKVKKVLKIAKEPISLETPIGEEEDSHLGDFIEDKKAINPLDSVVRGDLATQTQQVLGSLTSREEKVLRLRFGIGERCDHTLEEVGQDFEVTRERIRQIEAKALRKLRHPSRSRKLRGFLEY; encoded by the coding sequence ATGTCGGTAATATTAAAAGGCGCCGTAGCGCTTGCCGGTAAGGCGAAGGGTTCGGAGACGATTATTAATTCGGATGATATCAGAAACTTAATCATCCAAGGCAAGGAGAATGGTTTTCTTTCCTATGCCCAGATCAATGATGTTCTTCCGCCTGAAGCCGTGTCCCCGGAAAAGATTGACGAAATGCTGATGCTCTTTGCGGAGATGGGTATTGAGATTATCGATGGAGAAAAGTCTCCAAAGCTCTTGGAGGCCGGAGACCGTGAAGGTAAAAATGAGCTGGGTGTCGGAAACTCGGATTCGGGCTCCGACGGCTCGTCGGAGCGTCATCATGATCCGGTGCGCATGTACCTTTGGGAAATGGGCTCGGTGCCGCTTCTGACCCGCGAAGGTGAAGTGGATATTGCCAAAAAGATTGATGAAGGCGAAAGAGAGGTAATCAAAGCCCTGCTGAAATCCGTACTGACGGTGAACAGCCTCAAGTATTTTGGTGAGTTGCTTAAAGCGGAGAAAATCAGTGTCAAATCAATCAGTCGTGATATCGAAGAGGAAGTGGAAATCGAAGAAGACCTTGATGTGATGGTCTCGCTTGATGACGAGGAAGTTGATGGTGACAGCACGGTCACGACCGACGATGATGAAGCTCTCGAAGAACAAAAAGGGGTCGCCGAACTGATTGCTTCGGAAAATGAAGCTGATCAGGATGATGAAAGTCTGGCTCAGAGAATTATCAGCGGGATTGAGAGCATAACGGAGCTTTTCTATGAGAATCGCAGTCTGCGTAATCGTCTGAAACATCCGGATGGAGATCTGCGTTATTCCGTGCAGAGAAGCTCAATTCGAGGGCGTTTGAAAGCCAATGAGCGTGAGATTATGGCCCAGTTTTACGCCATCAAGCTCAGGCCCGCGGTGATTGAAGATATTATTGCCAGCCTCAAGAGTTATGTCGACATGGGGCGTAATCTGGAGAAAATGATTGATCGGCTTGAAGCCCGCTATCAGACGCGTTTACGTAACCTGCGGATTCTGTGCCGCAATTGTCTTAAGGACGAAAGCCAACGCCAGTCTTTTTGCCGGCAGTACAAGCTGGATGCGGACAGTTTTGATGATCTCTGGTTCAGGATCGATAATCTCAGTGCCAAACTGAAAAGAATCAGCGACGAAACCGGTTTGAGCCTGGCAGATCTGAAGCGGGTGGATCAGCAGATTTCGGTGGGGGAACGCAAGGCGGAAAATGCCAAAAACCAGCTGATTAAAGCCAACCTGCGACTGGTAGTCAGTATTGCCAAGAAGTATACTAACCGCGGTCTGCAATTTCTGGATCTGATTCAGGAGGGTAATGTCGGCCTGATGAAAGCGGTTGATAAATTTGAGTACCAGCGGGGCTACAAATTCAGCACCTACGCCACCTGGTGGATTCGTCAGGCCATTACCAGGGCTATTGCCGATCAGGCGCGCACCATCCGGATTCCCGTCCATATGATTGAGACGATTAATAAATTGATTCGGACCTCCCGGGTTCTGCTGCAGGAACTGGGCCGGGAACCGACTCCGGAGGAAATCGCCGAACGTATGGATATCGCCATTGACAAGGTTAAAAAAGTCCTGAAAATCGCCAAGGAGCCGATTTCCCTGGAAACCCCGATCGGGGAGGAAGAGGATAGCCATCTGGGTGATTTCATCGAGGATAAAAAGGCGATCAACCCTCTGGATTCGGTGGTCAGAGGGGATCTCGCGACGCAGACCCAGCAGGTTTTGGGCAGCCTGACTTCAAGGGAGGAAAAGGTTTTGCGCCTGCGTTTCGGTATCGGTGAACGTTGCGATCACACCCTGGAAGAGGTGGGCCAGGATTTTGAGGTGACGCGGGAGCGGATTCGTCAGATCGAGGCCAAGGCGCTGCGTAAACTCAGGCATCCCAGCCGCAGCCGCAAACTGCGTGGTTTCCTGGAGTATTAG
- a CDS encoding DUF2520 domain-containing protein encodes MKSIAIIGLGRVGLALAVLLWRQGWTALRVYDRNPEKVQLLNRWIEGVPVHCGSPAAAVAESSLVFLAVQDRNIKPLALALAASQPAANFSGIFFAHLSGALTSLELSSLQALGASTFSLHPLQSLADPAGAIKALPGSFFSFEGDERALPLAEELVRALSGHLVRLAAEDKVLYHAAAVVSSNFFIALEGMAISMMAGIGVDENTARRMLLPLIRGSFENLERVSPAEALTGPIVRGDDATIRAHLEALRRQFPDYLKAYRLLAGLNLELAMRRGRITPADFPSLEPEA; translated from the coding sequence TTGAAATCAATCGCGATCATCGGATTAGGGCGGGTGGGCCTGGCATTGGCGGTCTTATTGTGGCGTCAGGGTTGGACCGCGCTGCGGGTTTACGATCGCAATCCTGAGAAAGTACAGCTTCTGAACCGGTGGATAGAAGGGGTCCCGGTGCACTGCGGCAGCCCGGCCGCCGCAGTGGCGGAAAGTTCCCTGGTGTTTCTGGCGGTGCAGGATCGCAATATCAAACCGTTGGCGCTGGCTTTGGCGGCCTCGCAACCGGCCGCGAATTTCTCCGGAATCTTTTTTGCTCATCTCAGTGGGGCCTTGACCTCGCTTGAGCTTTCCTCCCTGCAGGCTCTGGGGGCTTCGACCTTTTCTCTGCATCCCCTGCAGAGTCTGGCGGATCCCGCCGGCGCGATCAAGGCGTTGCCGGGAAGTTTTTTTTCCTTTGAAGGTGACGAACGGGCTTTGCCGCTGGCGGAGGAACTGGTGCGCGCGCTTTCCGGTCACTTGGTGCGCCTGGCGGCCGAGGATAAGGTTCTTTATCATGCCGCGGCGGTGGTTTCATCTAATTTTTTTATCGCTCTTGAAGGCATGGCCATCAGCATGATGGCCGGGATCGGGGTTGATGAAAATACCGCCAGACGGATGCTGTTGCCCCTGATTCGCGGCAGTTTTGAAAATCTGGAGCGGGTTTCTCCGGCCGAGGCTCTGACCGGACCGATTGTGCGGGGTGACGACGCCACGATTAGGGCTCATCTGGAAGCCTTGCGGCGGCAGTTTCCCGATTATCTTAAGGCTTATCGTCTGCTGGCCGGACTCAACCTGGAACTGGCCATGCGGCGGGGCCGGATTACGCCGGCTGATTTTCCTTCACTCGAACCGGAAGCGTGA